One part of the Parabacteroides sp. FAFU027 genome encodes these proteins:
- the rpmF gene encoding 50S ribosomal protein L32: protein MAHPKRKQSKTRTAKRRTHDKAIAPTMAVCPNCGAWHLYHTVCGECGYYRGKLAIEKEAAV from the coding sequence ATGGCACATCCTAAGAGAAAACAATCGAAAACAAGAACAGCGAAAAGAAGAACGCACGACAAAGCTATCGCTCCTACAATGGCAGTATGTCCTAACTGTGGCGCATGGCACCTATACCACACAGTATGTGGTGAATGTGGATACTACAGAGGAAAATTAGCTATCGAAAAAGAAGCTGCTGTATAA
- the era gene encoding GTPase Era has translation MHKAGFVNIVGNPNVGKSTLMNALVGERISIITSKAQTTRHRIMGIVNTEEMQIVYSDTPGVLEPNYKLQESMLNFSTSALVDADVLLYVTDTVEKVTKNESFLKKVNGVEVPVLLLINKIDLTTQEKLEQQVEQLRSLFPKAEIIPISAKEKFNTAYLLKRIQELLPESPPFFDKDAMTDKPARFFVTEIIREKILLYYKEEIPYAVEVVVEQFKEDDKLIRIGAVINVERDSQKGIIIGKGGKSLKGVGMEARKDIEAFFGKKVFLELYVKVEKDWRNKDRALRNFGYDLK, from the coding sequence ATGCACAAAGCAGGTTTTGTAAATATCGTAGGAAACCCCAATGTGGGCAAGTCCACACTGATGAACGCCCTTGTCGGCGAACGCATCTCTATTATCACCTCAAAGGCGCAAACAACGCGTCACCGCATCATGGGTATTGTCAATACCGAAGAGATGCAAATCGTTTATTCCGATACCCCGGGAGTATTAGAACCCAACTACAAGCTTCAGGAATCGATGCTGAACTTTTCCACTTCGGCACTGGTGGACGCTGACGTATTGCTTTACGTCACCGACACGGTGGAGAAAGTGACTAAAAACGAATCGTTCCTGAAAAAGGTAAATGGAGTGGAAGTTCCTGTACTTTTGCTCATCAACAAAATCGACCTAACTACCCAGGAAAAACTGGAGCAGCAGGTAGAGCAACTGAGATCCCTATTCCCGAAAGCGGAAATCATACCAATCTCTGCCAAAGAGAAATTCAATACGGCATACCTATTGAAACGTATTCAGGAGTTGCTGCCTGAGTCTCCTCCCTTCTTCGATAAAGATGCGATGACCGACAAGCCGGCCCGTTTCTTCGTTACCGAGATTATCCGTGAGAAGATTCTTCTTTACTACAAAGAGGAAATTCCTTACGCGGTAGAAGTCGTAGTTGAGCAATTCAAGGAAGATGACAAATTGATCCGCATTGGTGCTGTCATTAACGTGGAACGCGACAGCCAGAAAGGGATTATCATCGGTAAAGGTGGGAAATCACTTAAAGGTGTGGGAATGGAAGCCCGTAAGGATATCGAAGCCTTCTTTGGCAAGAAAGTATTCCTCGAGCTCTATGTTAAAGTCGAGAAAGACTGGAGAAACAAGGATCGCGCACTGCGCAACTTTGGTTATGACCTGAAATAA
- a CDS encoding YceD family protein, with product MGKFNAYNISLKGNQADVRTFEFHLDNEFFKNIDGNEVQKGKVNVELTVKKSAYQHEFKFEINGVAFVPCDRCLDDVEIPIETEEKLFVKLGKEYSEESDNLIVIPEDEGEINVAWFLYEFIALAIPMKHVHAPGKCNKTMSSKLKKHSTRSSEDDEDSVEYETEEIETEDNTIETDPRWDELKKFTDNN from the coding sequence TTGGGAAAGTTTAACGCATACAACATATCGCTCAAGGGCAACCAGGCAGATGTTCGAACATTCGAATTTCACCTGGACAACGAGTTCTTTAAGAACATCGATGGCAATGAGGTGCAGAAAGGCAAAGTCAATGTCGAGCTGACGGTGAAGAAATCGGCATACCAGCATGAATTCAAATTCGAGATTAACGGTGTGGCTTTCGTTCCCTGTGACCGATGTCTTGATGATGTGGAGATCCCCATTGAAACGGAAGAGAAGCTGTTTGTCAAATTGGGCAAAGAGTATTCCGAAGAAAGCGACAACCTGATTGTCATCCCCGAAGATGAGGGAGAAATCAATGTTGCCTGGTTTTTGTACGAATTCATCGCGCTTGCAATCCCGATGAAGCATGTACATGCTCCGGGAAAATGCAACAAAACTATGTCTTCAAAATTGAAGAAACACTCTACCAGAAGTAGTGAAGATGACGAAGATAGCGTCGAATACGAAACTGAAGAGATTGAAACCGAAGACAATACAATAGAAACCGACCCGCGATGGGACGAACTCAAGAAATTTACGGATAATAATTAA
- a CDS encoding beta-ketoacyl-ACP synthase III, producing the protein MKELNAVITGVGSYVPDYILDNEELAKMVDTTDEWIMTRIGIKERRILKEEGAGSSYMGARAVKQLLEKTATKPEEVELIICATSTPDHIFPSTASIIGEQNGIKNAFAYDLSAACSGFLFALETATAFIKSGKYKKIIVVAAEKMSSITNYTDRTTCPLFGDASAAVLLEPTEEKIGVMDAILKTDGIGYSNLQMKAGGSVRPADHETVDQHMHTVYQEGQVVFKHAVSNMSDVSAEIMEKNNLTHEDIAWFVPHQANLRIIDAAANRMGLSKDKVMINIQKYGNTSAATLPLCLSEWEPQLKKGDNIILSAFGAGFTWGAVYLKWGYDGK; encoded by the coding sequence ATGAAAGAACTTAATGCTGTAATCACAGGTGTCGGCTCATACGTACCTGATTACATTCTTGATAACGAAGAACTTGCCAAAATGGTAGATACCACTGATGAGTGGATCATGACCCGCATCGGTATCAAAGAGCGCAGAATCCTCAAAGAAGAAGGTGCCGGCTCATCTTACATGGGTGCCCGCGCAGTAAAACAACTGCTCGAAAAAACCGCTACCAAACCCGAAGAAGTAGAACTTATCATTTGTGCAACTTCTACCCCTGACCATATTTTCCCTTCAACAGCATCGATTATCGGTGAGCAAAACGGCATCAAAAACGCATTTGCATACGACTTATCAGCAGCTTGTTCTGGCTTCCTGTTTGCACTGGAGACTGCAACGGCATTTATTAAGTCCGGAAAATATAAAAAAATCATTGTGGTGGCGGCTGAAAAAATGTCATCCATTACTAACTATACCGACCGTACTACCTGTCCGCTTTTCGGAGATGCTTCTGCGGCTGTATTGTTAGAACCGACTGAAGAGAAAATCGGTGTAATGGATGCAATCCTCAAAACTGACGGTATCGGATATTCTAACCTGCAAATGAAAGCGGGTGGATCGGTTCGTCCTGCTGACCACGAAACCGTTGACCAGCACATGCACACTGTTTACCAGGAAGGTCAGGTCGTATTCAAACATGCCGTATCGAATATGTCAGATGTTTCTGCCGAAATCATGGAGAAAAACAACCTGACTCACGAAGATATCGCATGGTTCGTACCTCACCAGGCTAACCTCCGTATCATCGATGCGGCTGCCAACCGCATGGGATTGTCAAAAGACAAGGTAATGATAAACATCCAGAAATATGGAAATACCAGCGCTGCGACTCTTCCTCTCTGCTTGTCAGAATGGGAACCACAACTGAAAAAAGGTGACAACATCATCCTCTCAGCATTCGGAGCCGGATTTACCTGGGGTGCAGTCTACCTCAAATGGGGATACGACGGTAAATAA
- a CDS encoding ribonuclease HII, giving the protein MLLPYLEKGRIEAGCDEAGRGCLAGAVFAAAVILPEGFHCEALNDSKKLTEKMRYELRPLIEREAISWAVGIVSPQEIDEINILNASFLAMHRAVEQLRVRPEHLLIDGNRFKAYPEISHTCIVKGDGKMLSIAAASVLAKTYRDDYMMQLHEEFPQYAWDKNKGYPTKAHRKAIAEHGATPYHRQTFQLLERQLSLFD; this is encoded by the coding sequence ATGTTGCTGCCCTATTTAGAAAAAGGCCGGATTGAAGCCGGATGTGACGAAGCCGGACGCGGATGTCTGGCCGGAGCTGTCTTTGCCGCTGCTGTGATTTTGCCGGAAGGTTTTCACTGTGAGGCTCTTAATGACTCCAAAAAGCTGACAGAGAAGATGCGTTACGAACTTCGTCCGTTGATTGAACGGGAGGCTATATCCTGGGCAGTGGGGATAGTTTCTCCTCAGGAGATTGATGAGATTAATATCCTGAATGCCTCGTTTCTGGCCATGCACCGGGCGGTGGAGCAGCTCAGGGTGCGTCCGGAGCACTTGCTGATAGATGGTAACCGCTTTAAGGCTTATCCGGAAATCTCTCACACCTGTATCGTAAAAGGAGATGGGAAAATGCTCTCCATTGCTGCAGCTTCGGTTTTAGCCAAAACCTACCGGGACGACTACATGATGCAACTGCACGAAGAATTTCCACAATATGCCTGGGATAAGAATAAGGGATATCCCACCAAAGCGCATCGTAAGGCCATTGCCGAACATGGCGCAACTCCTTATCACCGTCAGACCTTTCAGTTGCTGGAACGGCAGTTGAGTCTGTTTGACTAA
- a CDS encoding GNAT family N-acetyltransferase, which translates to MSQMIKVMVASESHIPYVQIILDTIEAAAKVRGTGIARRTNEYIEQKMREGKAIIALAGEEMEFAGFCYIETWGNKQFVANSGLIVVDKFRGKGLAKAIKKRAFDLSREKYPNSKIFGLTTGVAVMKINTELGYRPVPYSELTDDESFWKGCQSCVNYPILESKNRRFCMCTGMLFDPNDLKKKDILDDIDKDIIIE; encoded by the coding sequence ATGAGCCAAATGATTAAAGTAATGGTGGCAAGCGAGAGCCACATTCCGTACGTACAGATTATCCTGGACACAATTGAAGCGGCTGCGAAAGTACGCGGAACTGGTATCGCACGAAGAACCAACGAATATATTGAACAAAAAATGCGCGAAGGCAAAGCCATCATCGCGCTGGCCGGAGAAGAAATGGAATTTGCTGGATTCTGCTACATCGAAACGTGGGGTAACAAACAGTTTGTGGCAAACTCAGGATTGATCGTGGTGGACAAGTTCCGCGGTAAAGGCCTGGCTAAAGCCATTAAGAAAAGAGCGTTCGACCTGAGTCGTGAAAAATATCCGAATTCCAAAATATTCGGTCTGACCACTGGTGTGGCTGTAATGAAAATCAATACCGAACTGGGCTACCGTCCTGTTCCCTATTCCGAACTTACCGATGATGAATCCTTCTGGAAAGGTTGCCAGAGCTGCGTAAACTACCCGATTCTGGAGAGCAAAAACCGCCGCTTCTGTATGTGTACCGGAATGCTTTTCGATCCGAATGACCTGAAGAAAAAGGATATTCTGGACGATATTGATAAAGACATTATAATCGAATAA
- a CDS encoding sensor histidine kinase, with amino-acid sequence MHSIYENRQKGTIIIVGISISLVSIFLYFSRKLVDELAHEERNKVEIWAEAMRILSSDSNEGDIPLILKVLQSNRTIPVVLIDEKDNVITYKNIDIPTKDSAAFMKKEVQRLKAQDNKIIINLSEANYQYLYYDDSILLKKLNYYPFVQLLVMTIFLLVVYFAVRSAKRAEQNQLWVGLSKETAHQLGTPISSLMAWTEFLRMKNVDENLLQDMSKDVNRLKIIADRFSKIGSKPEIIPVDIVPTLQNATNYINKRTSAKVKIETFLPNEPIPVCLCVPLFEWVVENLCKNAIDAMDGVGYISITMKTNAEGMVIIDVSDTGKGIPKSKFKTIFRPGFTTKARGWGLGLTLVKRIIEEYHEGKIYVKSSEINKGTTFRIELKAAN; translated from the coding sequence ATGCATTCGATATACGAAAACCGCCAGAAAGGTACGATTATCATTGTCGGCATCTCAATTTCCCTGGTGAGCATTTTCCTCTATTTTTCAAGGAAACTCGTTGACGAACTCGCTCATGAAGAGCGTAATAAAGTGGAAATATGGGCCGAAGCCATGCGCATTCTTTCCAGTGATTCCAATGAAGGTGATATTCCGCTGATTCTAAAAGTGCTTCAGAGTAACCGCACTATCCCTGTCGTTCTGATTGATGAAAAGGATAATGTGATTACCTACAAAAATATCGACATTCCCACCAAAGACTCTGCTGCATTTATGAAGAAGGAGGTGCAACGGTTAAAGGCTCAGGACAACAAAATCATTATCAACCTGAGCGAAGCGAACTACCAGTACCTTTACTACGATGATTCCATTTTGCTGAAGAAACTGAATTACTACCCCTTTGTCCAGCTTCTGGTGATGACTATATTCCTGCTGGTGGTCTATTTTGCCGTGCGGAGTGCCAAGCGGGCCGAACAGAATCAACTCTGGGTGGGGCTATCCAAAGAGACCGCCCACCAACTGGGCACCCCGATTTCATCCCTCATGGCCTGGACCGAATTTTTACGCATGAAGAATGTAGATGAGAATCTGCTTCAGGATATGAGCAAAGACGTGAACCGGCTCAAAATCATAGCCGACCGTTTTTCCAAAATCGGTTCCAAACCGGAAATCATCCCGGTGGATATTGTCCCTACATTGCAGAATGCGACCAACTACATCAACAAGCGCACCTCAGCTAAGGTTAAAATTGAAACCTTCCTGCCCAATGAACCTATTCCGGTCTGCCTCTGTGTTCCTCTTTTCGAGTGGGTCGTGGAGAATCTTTGCAAAAATGCAATCGACGCGATGGATGGTGTGGGATATATTTCCATCACAATGAAAACCAATGCCGAAGGAATGGTAATCATTGACGTTTCCGATACCGGAAAAGGAATCCCGAAATCAAAGTTCAAAACTATCTTCCGCCCCGGATTTACCACAAAAGCCAGAGGATGGGGACTTGGACTCACTTTGGTGAAAAGAATTATTGAAGAATATCACGAAGGAAAAATCTACGTGAAATCCTCTGAAATCAATAAAGGGACCACTTTTCGCATCGAGTTAAAAGCTGCAAACTGA
- a CDS encoding arginine repressor: MSIKSERLNVMRRLVAQHEIENQDMLLALLREEGYEVTQATLSRDLKQLKISKNPNYAGIYVYMLPNNIRTIDMPQRQTINYEFMAEGFLSIEFSGQLAVMKTRPGHASAIAYEIDTKAPHIILGTVAGDDTILIVPRENISRRQIMETLGMFIPNLK; the protein is encoded by the coding sequence ATGAGTATCAAATCAGAAAGATTAAATGTCATGCGACGCCTGGTTGCCCAACATGAAATCGAAAACCAGGATATGCTGCTTGCCCTTCTGCGCGAAGAGGGCTATGAAGTAACTCAGGCAACCTTATCCCGCGACCTGAAACAACTGAAAATCAGCAAGAATCCGAACTATGCAGGAATTTATGTATATATGCTACCCAACAACATCCGGACCATTGACATGCCCCAACGGCAGACGATAAATTATGAATTCATGGCTGAAGGATTTTTATCGATCGAATTTTCGGGTCAATTGGCCGTGATGAAGACACGTCCGGGACATGCCAGCGCCATCGCTTACGAAATCGACACCAAAGCGCCGCATATTATCCTGGGGACAGTAGCCGGTGATGATACCATCCTGATTGTTCCGCGGGAAAATATCTCCCGACGACAGATCATGGAGACTTTGGGTATGTTTATCCCCAACTTGAAATAA
- a CDS encoding Nramp family divalent metal transporter, translating to MLGFFKDLKRKDHKPISFEVFKYIGPGLLVTVGFIDPGNWASNLAAGAEYGYTLLWMVTLSTIMLIVLQHNVAHLGIATGLCLSEAANKYLPRVVSRPIIGSAILASISTSLAEILGGAIALKMLFHIPIKIGAVIVVVTILAIVLSNSYRKLERWIVGFVSLIGLSFIYELAIADISWHEAAIGWVKPEIPDGAMVIVMSVLGAVVMPHNLFLHSEIIQSRHWNLEDDAVIRKQLKYEFYDTLLSMIVGWAINSSMIIMAAAVFFKNHVHASELQQARDMLVPLLGNAAAVIFALALLLSGISSTITSAMAGGSIFAGLYGEPIDLKDNHSRMGVYISLFTALLIIFFIGDPFKGLIYSQMALSIQLPFTIFLQIYLTSSKKVMGQYANGTYLKFVLLTIAAIVTYLNIRLLITLFN from the coding sequence ATGCTAGGATTTTTCAAAGACTTAAAACGCAAAGACCATAAGCCCATCAGCTTTGAGGTCTTCAAATACATCGGGCCGGGATTGCTGGTAACCGTCGGATTTATCGATCCGGGTAACTGGGCATCGAATCTGGCCGCCGGAGCGGAATACGGATATACTTTACTCTGGATGGTGACATTGTCCACCATCATGCTCATCGTGCTCCAGCACAACGTGGCGCACTTAGGGATAGCGACCGGTCTCTGCCTGAGTGAAGCGGCCAATAAATATCTGCCCCGGGTGGTCTCCCGCCCGATAATCGGTTCCGCTATTCTTGCCTCCATATCCACCTCTCTCGCGGAAATACTTGGGGGAGCCATCGCATTGAAGATGCTGTTTCATATTCCCATAAAAATCGGAGCGGTAATCGTTGTGGTTACCATTCTGGCTATTGTATTATCAAATAGCTACCGGAAACTGGAACGCTGGATTGTCGGATTCGTTTCTCTCATCGGCTTGTCTTTTATTTATGAGCTTGCCATTGCAGATATCAGTTGGCACGAAGCGGCCATTGGATGGGTAAAACCGGAAATTCCAGATGGAGCCATGGTGATTGTGATGAGCGTATTGGGCGCTGTGGTCATGCCGCACAACCTTTTCCTGCACTCCGAAATTATCCAGAGCCGCCATTGGAATCTGGAAGATGACGCTGTCATTCGCAAACAACTGAAGTATGAATTTTACGACACCTTGCTTTCGATGATTGTGGGATGGGCGATCAATAGCTCGATGATTATCATGGCAGCGGCGGTATTTTTCAAGAATCATGTGCATGCCTCTGAACTTCAGCAGGCCCGGGATATGCTTGTCCCGTTGTTGGGGAATGCGGCGGCGGTGATTTTTGCCCTGGCCTTGCTTTTATCGGGGATATCATCCACGATTACTTCAGCCATGGCGGGCGGCTCTATCTTTGCCGGATTGTACGGGGAACCTATTGACCTGAAAGATAACCACAGCCGGATGGGGGTTTATATTTCATTGTTTACGGCATTGCTTATTATATTCTTCATCGGTGATCCGTTTAAAGGTCTGATATACTCGCAAATGGCGCTCAGTATCCAACTTCCGTTTACCATTTTCCTGCAAATCTACCTGACCTCGTCGAAGAAGGTGATGGGACAATACGCCAACGGCACATATCTGAAGTTTGTACTCCTGACCATCGCAGCCATCGTTACCTATTTGAACATTAGATTGTTAATTACGCTGTTTAATTGA
- a CDS encoding nitrous oxide-stimulated promoter family protein — protein MKEFDLIQSNHTNLFHVRKREKLPFLFVDSWQKTNLWKNIIRLSLREKRLQRERKTIEKMMHIFCRSKHNHGKQLCEKCQKQLEYAFQRIDHCPFKEKKPACKKCNIHCYKPDMAKITREVMRFSGPRMLFHHPILATWHIFDLMRF, from the coding sequence ATGAAAGAATTCGATTTAATTCAATCGAATCACACCAATCTTTTTCATGTCAGAAAAAGAGAGAAGTTACCCTTTTTATTCGTGGATTCGTGGCAAAAAACAAACCTTTGGAAAAATATAATCCGATTAAGTTTGAGAGAGAAAAGACTTCAACGTGAGCGGAAGACCATCGAAAAGATGATGCATATCTTTTGCCGGTCAAAGCATAATCACGGAAAACAACTTTGCGAAAAGTGTCAGAAACAGTTAGAATACGCATTTCAGCGGATTGACCATTGCCCGTTTAAAGAGAAAAAACCGGCTTGTAAAAAATGTAATATACATTGTTACAAACCGGATATGGCAAAAATCACTCGTGAGGTCATGCGTTTCTCAGGACCACGGATGCTTTTTCACCATCCGATACTGGCAACGTGGCACATTTTTGATTTAATGCGTTTTTGA
- the argC gene encoding N-acetyl-gamma-glutamyl-phosphate reductase, protein MIKTGIIGGAGYTAGELLRLLINHPEVEIVFVNSSSNAGNKITDVHSGLYGETDLEFTDQMLFDKIDVLFLCMGHGDSQKFMETNGAELPASLKIIDLANDFRLKADGNKFIYGLPELNREEIKKSQYVANPGCFATCIQLALLPLAKNGLLKGEVHVNAITGSTGAGVKPGATSHFSWRNNNISIYKPFKHQHLPEIKQSLAQLQAGYDGVINFIPVRGDFPRGIFASIYLDCELEVADVIRMYEEFYAGQSFTFVANKTIDLKQVVNTNKGIVQVEKYGNKLLVTSIIDNLLKGASGQAVHNMNLMFGLDEKAGLHLKPSAF, encoded by the coding sequence ATGATAAAAACCGGAATCATAGGCGGTGCGGGCTATACGGCCGGCGAACTGCTGAGACTTTTAATCAACCACCCCGAGGTGGAAATCGTATTCGTAAACAGTAGCAGTAACGCCGGGAACAAAATCACGGACGTCCACTCGGGACTGTACGGAGAAACTGATTTGGAATTTACCGACCAGATGCTCTTTGATAAAATCGACGTGCTATTCCTTTGCATGGGGCACGGCGACAGTCAGAAGTTTATGGAAACGAACGGGGCTGAACTGCCTGCATCGTTGAAAATCATTGACCTTGCAAATGACTTCCGCCTCAAAGCTGACGGCAATAAATTCATCTACGGTCTGCCTGAACTGAACCGCGAAGAGATTAAAAAAAGCCAGTACGTAGCTAATCCGGGCTGCTTTGCGACTTGTATCCAGCTGGCATTGTTGCCATTGGCTAAAAACGGTTTACTGAAAGGAGAAGTACACGTCAATGCCATTACCGGCTCTACCGGCGCTGGGGTGAAACCGGGGGCTACCAGCCACTTCAGCTGGAGAAACAACAACATCTCCATCTACAAACCGTTCAAACACCAGCATTTGCCTGAAATCAAGCAATCGTTGGCTCAGCTGCAGGCGGGTTACGATGGCGTGATTAACTTCATTCCGGTGCGTGGTGACTTTCCACGCGGAATTTTCGCATCTATCTATCTGGATTGCGAACTTGAAGTAGCTGATGTAATACGCATGTATGAAGAGTTTTATGCGGGTCAGTCTTTTACCTTTGTGGCAAACAAAACCATCGATCTGAAACAGGTGGTGAATACCAACAAAGGCATCGTTCAGGTAGAAAAATACGGCAACAAGCTGCTCGTTACTTCCATTATCGACAATCTGCTGAAAGGTGCATCGGGACAAGCGGTTCACAACATGAACCTGATGTTTGGCCTGGATGAAAAAGCAGGTCTGCACTTGAAACCGAGTGCGTTTTAA
- a CDS encoding aspartate aminotransferase family protein — translation MKLFDVYPLFNITIEKGSGCQVYDNEGNEYLDLYGGHAVISVGHTHPKYVKAISEQSAKLGFYSNSVQNPLQVELAEKLGKLSGCEEYSLFLINSGAEANENALKLASFHTGRTRVISFEKSFHGRTSAAVKVTDNPKIVAPINDNIPVTFLPWNDFDAVESELEKGDVCAVIIEGIQGIGGIKVPDYGFLQQLRELCTKTGTILILDEIQSGYGRSGKFFAYQYAGIKPDIITVAKGMGNGFPIGGVLISPMFTAVHGQLGTTFGGNHLACAAAISVIDIMEDEKLIDNALEVGEYLMAKLKKFPQIKDVRGLGLMIGLEFEQPVKEIRSKLLFEQKVFTGVTGTNVIRLLPPLCLTKAQADIFLERFARCI, via the coding sequence ATGAAACTATTCGACGTATATCCGCTCTTCAATATTACCATTGAAAAAGGAAGCGGATGCCAGGTTTACGATAACGAGGGTAATGAATACCTCGACCTTTACGGCGGACATGCCGTAATTTCGGTGGGTCACACTCATCCGAAATATGTAAAAGCCATCAGCGAGCAATCTGCCAAACTGGGCTTTTACTCAAACTCTGTTCAGAATCCGCTGCAAGTGGAGCTGGCAGAGAAACTGGGCAAACTTTCAGGTTGCGAAGAGTACAGCCTTTTCCTGATTAACTCAGGAGCAGAGGCGAATGAAAACGCACTAAAACTGGCTTCTTTCCATACCGGCCGCACACGCGTGATTTCATTTGAAAAGAGCTTTCACGGAAGAACTTCGGCTGCTGTAAAAGTGACTGACAATCCCAAAATCGTTGCTCCGATTAATGACAATATTCCAGTGACTTTCCTGCCGTGGAACGACTTCGACGCCGTAGAGTCGGAACTTGAAAAAGGGGACGTTTGCGCCGTGATTATTGAAGGTATTCAGGGAATTGGTGGTATTAAAGTACCTGACTACGGCTTCCTGCAACAGCTTCGTGAGCTTTGTACCAAAACCGGCACAATCCTGATTCTGGATGAAATCCAATCCGGTTACGGTCGTAGCGGTAAATTCTTTGCTTACCAGTATGCCGGTATCAAACCGGACATCATCACCGTGGCAAAAGGGATGGGCAACGGATTTCCAATCGGAGGTGTGTTAATTAGCCCGATGTTTACCGCTGTTCACGGACAGCTGGGAACTACCTTCGGAGGGAACCACCTGGCATGTGCGGCTGCTATCTCTGTCATTGATATTATGGAAGACGAAAAACTGATTGATAATGCGTTGGAAGTGGGTGAATACCTGATGGCCAAACTGAAAAAATTCCCGCAAATCAAGGACGTTCGTGGTCTCGGTTTGATGATTGGATTGGAGTTTGAGCAACCGGTAAAGGAAATCCGCAGCAAGCTATTGTTTGAGCAGAAGGTATTTACCGGCGTTACCGGTACCAACGTAATCCGTCTGTTGCCGCCGCTTTGTCTGACCAAAGCGCAGGCAGATATCTTCCTGGAACGTTTTGCCCGTTGCATTTGA
- the argG gene encoding argininosuccinate synthase yields MKEKVLLAFSGGLDTSFCAKYLTEEKGYELYTAIANTGGFSAEELKAVEERAYKLGATKHFTLDVTEEYYEKSIKYMVYGNVLRNGTYPISVSSERIFQAIAIINCAKEIGADYVAHGSTGAGNDQVRFDLTFEVLAPNIKILTPTRDMVLTREYEINYLKDHGYEADFKKMEYSINKGLWGTSIGGKETLKSDQTLPEEAYPSQMTATGTETLTIEFEKGEIAAVNGEKFENKVSAIQKIEEIAAKYAIGRDMHIGDTIIGIKGRVGFEAAAPMIIINAHKMLEKHTLTKWQQYWKDQLGNWYGMFLHESQYLEPVMRDMEAFLQSSQENVTGKVIVNLAPYRYVLVGVDSPFDLMKTDFGEYGEVNKAWTADDVKGFTKILGNQMKIYHNVQKRNGKE; encoded by the coding sequence ATGAAAGAAAAAGTATTATTGGCGTTTAGCGGCGGGCTTGACACTTCATTCTGCGCTAAATATCTGACTGAAGAAAAAGGGTACGAACTTTATACAGCGATTGCCAATACCGGAGGGTTCAGCGCTGAAGAGTTGAAAGCAGTAGAAGAGCGCGCTTACAAACTCGGCGCTACCAAACACTTTACGCTTGACGTTACTGAGGAGTATTACGAAAAAAGCATCAAATACATGGTGTATGGTAACGTATTACGCAACGGCACTTACCCTATCTCGGTAAGTTCGGAGCGTATCTTCCAGGCGATTGCCATTATCAACTGTGCTAAAGAAATCGGTGCGGACTATGTAGCTCACGGTTCTACCGGAGCAGGTAACGACCAGGTTCGTTTTGACCTGACTTTCGAAGTTTTGGCTCCGAATATCAAAATCCTGACTCCGACCCGCGATATGGTGTTAACCCGTGAATACGAAATCAACTACCTGAAAGATCACGGTTACGAAGCGGATTTCAAAAAGATGGAATACTCTATCAACAAAGGTCTCTGGGGAACCAGCATCGGTGGTAAAGAGACTTTGAAATCTGACCAGACTCTTCCTGAAGAAGCTTATCCTTCACAAATGACCGCTACCGGCACCGAAACACTGACTATCGAATTCGAAAAAGGTGAAATCGCAGCTGTTAACGGCGAGAAATTTGAGAACAAAGTTTCAGCAATCCAGAAAATCGAAGAGATTGCTGCAAAATACGCTATTGGCCGTGACATGCACATCGGCGATACCATCATCGGTATCAAAGGCCGTGTAGGTTTCGAAGCTGCTGCGCCGATGATTATTATCAATGCACACAAAATGCTGGAAAAACATACCCTGACCAAATGGCAGCAATACTGGAAAGACCAGTTGGGCAACTGGTACGGTATGTTCCTTCACGAATCACAATACCTGGAGCCGGTAATGCGCGACATGGAAGCATTCCTGCAAAGCTCTCAGGAAAATGTAACCGGAAAAGTAATCGTTAATCTGGCTCCATATCGTTACGTTTTGGTAGGTGTGGATAGCCCATTTGATTTAATGAAAACCGATTTCGGTGAATATGGTGAGGTAAACAAAGCCTGGACAGCAGACGACGTAAAAGGATTTACCAAAATCCTGGGCAATCAAATGAAGATATACCACAACGTTCAAAAAAGAAACGGCAAGGAATAG